One Corynebacterium efficiens YS-314 DNA segment encodes these proteins:
- a CDS encoding DUF6308 family protein, whose translation MTTATPWADAFDHVGWDLPQILEVDHTERAVAHLQEYFATDPRTGPMYTGSLFNRLGGGGDAQPVRNEITRDDLLSLSLLDVPVPGLQVVQLLEPPEDAQSIDLEEVVTRDYTAYELPYDLEQIRGILASIPTDVGLASKKAAEHLDAGNLLWTALRRNGFGPTRVSKLIARKRPKLFPIFDSAIKRQLNTNSVGFYENFHTVLRAEDKALSRHLKGIRTEAADQSGNSALADLSTIRVFDVVVWMADHKRT comes from the coding sequence ATGACCACTGCTACCCCCTGGGCGGATGCCTTTGACCACGTCGGGTGGGATCTACCGCAGATCCTTGAAGTTGACCACACGGAGCGGGCGGTTGCCCATCTCCAGGAATACTTCGCCACCGACCCCCGGACCGGCCCCATGTACACCGGTTCCCTGTTCAACAGACTCGGCGGGGGAGGTGACGCACAGCCCGTCCGCAATGAGATCACCCGCGATGATCTCCTCTCGCTCTCACTCCTGGATGTCCCGGTTCCCGGGCTACAGGTGGTCCAGTTGCTCGAACCACCTGAGGATGCTCAGAGCATTGACCTCGAGGAGGTGGTGACCCGCGACTACACCGCCTATGAGCTTCCCTACGATCTGGAGCAGATCCGGGGGATCCTCGCCTCGATCCCCACCGATGTGGGCCTGGCATCCAAGAAGGCCGCAGAGCACCTCGATGCCGGGAACCTGCTCTGGACCGCGCTGCGGCGAAACGGCTTCGGCCCCACGCGGGTGAGCAAACTCATCGCCCGTAAACGCCCCAAACTCTTCCCCATCTTCGACTCCGCCATCAAGCGCCAGCTGAACACGAACAGCGTGGGATTCTACGAGAACTTCCACACCGTTCTCCGCGCCGAGGACAAGGCCCTGTCCAGGCATCTCAAGGGCATCCGTACGGAGGCTGCCGACCAGTCCGGCAACAGCGCCCTCGCAGACCTGAGCACCATCCGGGTCTTTGATGTCGTGGTGTGGATGGCCGACCACAAACGGACTTAG
- a CDS encoding DUF1003 domain-containing protein produces the protein MADYSRSDLDTPLVGTKRRRFKFDDDTVGAYAEKVARFFGTGQYLFWQTIFVIIWIMLNIGGFAWNWDPYPFILLNLAFSTQAAYAAPLILLAQNRQEDRDKSTILADRRRAEETKADTEFLTRELAGVRLAVGEMVTRDYLRHELDDLRGFLERLEAKLDDAVASRNDDPHDLNAPTQGKVVD, from the coding sequence TTGGCTGATTACAGCCGTTCAGACCTGGACACCCCCCTGGTCGGCACGAAACGCAGGCGGTTCAAATTCGACGATGACACCGTCGGGGCGTACGCGGAGAAGGTCGCCCGTTTCTTCGGCACGGGCCAGTACCTGTTCTGGCAGACGATCTTCGTGATCATCTGGATCATGCTCAACATCGGCGGTTTCGCCTGGAACTGGGACCCCTACCCCTTCATCCTGCTCAACCTGGCGTTCTCCACCCAGGCGGCCTACGCCGCACCCCTGATCCTCCTGGCGCAGAACCGTCAGGAGGACCGCGACAAATCCACCATCCTGGCCGACCGGCGACGTGCCGAGGAGACCAAGGCCGACACCGAATTCCTCACCCGCGAGCTCGCCGGTGTCCGCCTGGCCGTCGGTGAGATGGTCACCCGTGACTATCTCCGCCACGAGCTGGATGATCTGCGTGGCTTCCTCGAGCGACTGGAGGCCAAGCTCGATGATGCAGTGGCCTCCCGCAACGACGATCCCCACGACCTCAACGCCCCGACCCAGGGCAAAGTGGTCGACTAG